A genomic stretch from Aedes albopictus strain Foshan chromosome 2, AalbF5, whole genome shotgun sequence includes:
- the LOC109404268 gene encoding protein disabled isoform X1, protein MMLKLQDRKSITNRNEPGRFFGDGVSFKAKLIGILEVGEARGDRMCQEALQDLKMAIRAAGEHKQRITIHVTIDGLRLRDEKTGDSLYHHPVHKISFIAQDMTDSRAFGYIFGSPDSGHRFFGIKTDKAASQVVLAMRDLFQVVFELKKKEIELARQHIQSKITAHEHQAVAMAVKSSDGYGKSLTSDGASGSLASSSLGGACGASSSKATVKSEKSPESVADLVDLEQELSSIQRGITQMERITPSEVPSKSVIDDDPFGDSFTNVPPAYNLLPPPESSKRHQKQTHKSTENLPATEPSSAVPSSSPPAPPTSSTPATQTVAIPPPPSSSTPAPTTGGSTMSSSNSNQNDDWLNSPPNTSRFDPEPVKYSDELNLNDDGFKQSYSTTPQPSSYTDAFTDLDPLGTGKIKPYIDKKYFFQELKNPPKKVLKDLSGQDSSFNANFSSEDLQRQSPQSLPKSTNAASNEMFNPTFEENTPRPKDQGPADFSDPFANKSMDPFMEDDDFSKLHIDPFEMKFSRNASPRQIESKGSDDGMAKSTSKPEEGKADESPVAYNGPLQVNLPPESWAHYISQKRLERQNSDSTSPGAGVTSLARNRPNVFKQNTVDVISSISSKKMKPNLFGQKFSKRDSNSINMRRLQESDSLSENETAPEPPPRPDSGSHIEPPPLPPKKQFADIVIRPSLRFGSTTTSSSGGSTKERYDYVAAKFESKNQPVSDAPPLPLPSRKVNRHDGSSPGRPFKKLTDEDDYLQPIPAKSEIPTLLPPPQRKEASKTRAARKSETDPRNLDEPTPPAQSKSPTIRDKESLLPDITLSQLLTLGIDELATKLNVPVTKLSTMTLVELTSYLSEFIENSKTSPSSATSWNQEAENNDSPVFKVNFDDHNDATFVAKFDDNFGEDNTFVANFDNMNLQPAPQTSTNHAIAAPVIDKYAVFREIIEQEIGPEHEKIEPEKTGPDLSTLDFDREVATEMNRLSPNIIGDQFSLSPSQLQSFPASSPVPSVPLTKIDTKITEVISHAKDRYAALRDIILVEDLFEKPTPPPSSNAPIARMESSSFEDQNTEDEHRFEANFDDMPPMESHSPEINISDADINDEYPPLEESRNQSTLQGLEPPESHSMSFRNTPKEDLEIDAFMQKAVSNLSIHSTGQPSPGPSQITGLTVKLPQLHSTSTSPMRPLQSKSPVAEGGSSTTQAASIENLTRTTLNDMSTSPIPLSKIPAAGRASGSTGKPSPLAKSPMDVGFAGDEAISDAKKSVDSLQKRSSGSLSDGGETSPEADRNQEDKASKLTPTNANESWAVFDQPEHLAAHKKPDGNRPMKGMDKAGVESPCSSDPKDEWKNEREYARRWPNKGHTSSSSRDVSPWDEDGPEYRKRPPSQHHPPTSGERYHHPRMPPRRINSNDEDYDEDLKDRSDRRRRVKGSQVSSRSRDNFDDEHWYHERQSWSPTEEDERPDRSRSFDRTAYERSTYGPPYEKREPKSLPPYDRRDYKNYDKRKYYRERGRPNYDYDPYGDGYDQQRMMKGRMDYEEVYERGPRDSRAAREYFYERDRKSFDRDSNESYERRSFGSGDIYGSLDSRGDYRDRDRYLSLDKSRSLRRGMRNAGSARLDDPDQDSDGEMGGGRRGDTNSLHRSSQNIRGKQHQVIDDEVWGMSMSGKPAWKRPSSASEQERRYNESRRMVTNTTLVGSDGEKDRRFRKKSRTRSKEPDIRPGYATMRYPRSKEDYFDFDADARGTGSGSGMYDNDEEDDIGGGKMTGEAMDESPSYYGRRQPPPYYKPATPRAEGRSLNDTLIAQEAKKMARYEYEEEAMRRMKKSNSRDLYFEGEDKERFSGKFGSGSFGNVTPPKSAKHVRMELEFEDFGETPQSNTSGKFNFESGDGFESDFNSPPAPPCGGGQVPHHSTKAFRFSNDFSEKDPGRHYQAYHKSQPQSFGGFEADFGSTQRSTSTAQTASKLRFNENVTVSKFSSDAATGSHMFEDDFAGRSDNELEDQWTPEMPAPVTNSNGSKKILKTSSQQQSAQHDNLRKSDSVNIFAKKVEDPFEDDDFFSSGVSTEKDPFEGNGSGAGGESGTTGTGGGQSGGWDKNFANFDDNI, encoded by the exons ATGATGCTAAAGCTGCAAGATCGAAAGTCGATCACAA ATCGGAACGAACCCGGACGGTTCTTCGGCGATGGAGTGAGCTTCAAGGCCAAACTGATTGGCATCCTGGAGGTCGGCGAAGCCAGAGGAGACCGTATGTGCCAGGAAGCACTGCAG GACCTCAAAATGGCCATCCGAGCTGCAGGAGAGCACAAACAGAGAATCACGATACACGTTACTATCGATGGATTGCGATTGAGGGATGAGAAAACAGGC GATTCTCTCTATCACCATCCAGTGCATAAGATCTCGTTTATCGCGCAGGACATGACGGATTCGCGTGCATTTGGCTATATTTTTGGGTCGCCCGACAGCGGGCATCGCTTTTTCGGCATCAAAACCGACAAAGCCGCCAGCCAGGTTGTTCTGGCCATGCGGGACTTGTTTCAGGTCGTGTTTGAACTGAAGAAGAAGGAAATCGAGCTGGCTCGACAGCACATTCAAAGCAAAATAACCGCCCACGAACATCAGGCCGTGGCAATGGCAGTCAAAAGTTCCGACGGCTACGGGAAAAGCTTAACAAGCGATGGAGCTTCCGGCTCGTTGGCGAGTTCTAGTCTAGGGGGCGCTTGTGGTGCCAGCAGTTCGAAAGCAACTGTAAAAAGTGAAAAGTCACCGGAATCTGTTGCCGATTTAGTGGACTTGGAACAAGAACTCAGCTCTATTCAACGGGGAATAACGCAAATGGAACGGATAACACCAAGTGAAGTCCCATCAAAAAGTGTCATCGATGATGATCCTTTTGGAGATTCGTTCACTAATGTTCCACCG GCTTACAATCTACTGCCCCCTCCTGAATCGAGTAAACGCCATCAAAAGCAAACTCACAAATCAACGGAAAATTTGCCTGCAACGGAGCCCAGTTCAGCCGTACCGTCATCGTCACCACCTGCTCCTCCAACGTCTTCAACACCGGCAACGCAAACTGTGGCGATACCGCCTCCGCCGAGCAGTTCTACTCCAGCTCCTACTACCGGCGGGTCAACCATGTCGTCTAGTAACTCCAATCAGAACGATGATTGGCTCAACTCACCACCCAATACTTCACGGTTCGATCCAGAACCGGTCAAGTACTCTGACGAGTTGAATTTGAACGATGATGGTTTTAAG CAATCCTATTCAACCACTCCCCAGCCATCCTCCTATACGGACGCATTTACGGATCTGGATCCTCTAGGAACGGGAAAAATAAAACCGTATATCGATAAGAAATATTTCTTCCAAGAGCTGAAGAATCCACCCAAGAAGGTACTGAAGGACCTTTCAGGACAAGATAGCTCATTCAATGCCAATTTCTCCTCGGAAGATCTCCAACGTCAGTCACCACAGTCACTTCCAAAAAGCACAAATGCTGCCTCAAACGAAATGTTTAATCCCACATTCGAGGAAAATACTCCAAGACCAAAGGATCAAGGTCCCGCTGATTTTTCCGATCCCTTTGCCAACAAATCAATGGATCCATTTATGGAGGACGACGATTTTTCCAAGCTGCATATTGATCCGTTCGAAATGAAGTTTTCAAGGAATGCCTCTCCACGGCAAATTGAAAGCAAAGGCAGCGATGACGGGATGGCAAAATCTACATCCAAACCTGAAGAAGGCAAAGCCGATGAAAGCCCGGTAGCGTACAATGGACCACTTCAGGTGAATTTGCCTCCTGAGAGCTGGGCACACTACATCAGCCAGAAGCGCTTGGAACGCCAGAATTCCGATTCAACTTCTCCCGGAGCAGGAGTTACGAGTTTAGCAAGAAATCGTCCAAATGTTTTCAAGCAGAACACCGTAGATGTGATTTCCAGCATTAGCAGCAAAAAGATGAAACCCAATCTGTTTGGTCAAAAATTCTCCAAGCGGGACTCGAATAGCATAAACATGCGGCGTCTGCAAGAAAGTGATTCCCTCAGTGAAAATGAAACAGCTCCAGAACCTCCTCCTCGTCCCGATTCTGGGTCACACATAGAGCCACCCCCGCTGCCACCAAAGAAACAATTTGCTGATATTGTGATAAGACCATCTCTTCGATTCGGGTCAACAACCACATCAAGTTCTGGTGGATCAACCAAAGAACGCTACGATTACGTTGCAGCCAAGTTTGAATCAAAAAATCAACCTGTGTCTGATGCACCTCCCTTACCGTTACCTTCACGAAAAGTTAACAGACATGATGGTTCCTCTCCAGGACGTCCGTTCAAGAAACTAACCGATGAAGATGATTATCTACAACCCATTCCAGCTAAATCCGAGATTCCAACCTTGCTACCGCCTCCACAGCGCAAAGAAGCGTCCAAGACACGTGCAGCACGTAAATCTGAAACCGATCCACGTAATCTAGATGAGCCAACACCGCCAGCTCAATCGAAATCACCCACGATTAGGGACAAGGAATCACTTTTGCCGGACATCACTCTCAGTCAATTATTAACGCTAGGTATTGACGAACTAGCAACCAAACTGAATGTCCCAGTCACCAAACTGAGCACAATGACTCTGGTCGAACTAACGTCCTATCTGTCCGAATTTATCGAGAATAGCAAAACTTCGCCATCTTCGGCAACATCTTGGAATCAGGAAGCAGAAAACAACGACTCTCCGGTATTTAAAGTTAACTTTGACGATCATAACGATGCTACATTcgtggccaagtttgacgataacTTCGGTGAAGATAACACATTCGTAGCGAACTTCGACAATATGAATCTTCAACCTGCTCCCCAAACATCGACGAACCATGCCATTGCTGCTCCTGTCATCGACAAATATGCTGTTTTCCGAGAGATAATCGAACAAGAAATTGGTCCAGAACATGAGAAAATAGAACCAGAGAAAACGGGTCCAGATTTGTCCACACTTGATTTCGATAGAGAAGTGGCTACTGAAATGAACAGATTATCGCCAAACATAATTGGCGATCAATTCTCGTTATCTCCATCGCAGCTACAATCTTTTCCTGCATCCAGTCCCGTGCCATCTGTACCTTTGACGAAGATCGACACCAAGATTACCGAAGTAATTTCACATGCCAAAGATCGGTACGCTGCGTTGAGGGATATCATCTTAGTCGAAGACCTATTTGAAAAGCCAACACCTCCTCCCAGTTCCAATGCCCCTATAGCTCGAATGGAATCGTCTTCCTTCGAGGACCAAAATACGGAGGATGAACATCGTTTTGAAGCCAACTTCGACGATATGCCTCCGATGGAAAGCCATTCCCCGGAAATCAACATTTCCGATGCAGATATTAACGATGAATACCCCCCGTTGGAAGAATCTCGAAACCAATCTACGCTTCAAGGTCTTGAACCACCAGAATCTCACAGCATGAGCTTCCGTAACACTCCCAAGGAAGACCTAGAAATCGATGCATTTATGCAGAAGGCCGTATCCAACTTGTCCATCCACAGTACAGGTCAACCATCGCCAGGACCATCCCAAATAACTGGCCTAACGGTGAAGTTACCTCAGCTGCACAGCACATCGACCTCACCTATGAGACCGCTTCAAAGCAAATCACCGGTAGCAGAAGGCGGCAGTTCGACAACGCAAGCCGCTTCAATCGAAAATCTAACCCGAACTACCCTGAACGATATGAGCACCTCGCCGATTCCGCTCTCGAAGATTCCAGCAGCCGGAAGGGCCAGTGGTTCAACTGGTAAGCCATCACCATTGGCAAAATCTCCGATGGATGTTGGCTTTGCCGGTGATGAGGCTATTAGTGATGCAAAGAAGAGCGtggattccttgcagaaacggTCTTCTGGTTCACTGAGTGATGGCGGAGAAACTTCACCGGAAGCAGACAGAAATCAAG AGGATAAGGCTTCAAAACTTACTCCAACCAACGCCAACGAATCCTGGGCAGTTTTCGATCAACCGGAACATTTGGCCGCTCATAAGAAACCCGACGGCAATCGTCCGATGAAAG GAATGGACAAGGCCGGGGTCGAATCGCCCTGCTCTTCGGATCCCAAGGATGAATGGAAGAACGAACGGGAGTACGCCCGTCGTTGGCCGAACAAAGGACATACATCCTCCTCCTCGCGGGATGTCTCTCCGTGGGACGAAGATGGTCCCGAATACCGAAAGCGCCCTCCGAGCCAACACCATCCACCGACGTCCGGTGAGCGGTACCATCATCCGAGAATGCCACCCCGACGGATCAATTCCAACGATGAAGATTACGACGAAGACCTAAAGGATCGCAGCGATCGACGACGTCGGGTGAAGGGTAGCCAAGTGAGTTCCAGAAGTCGGGATAACTTCGACGACGAACACTGGTACCACGAGCGTCAAAGTTGGTCGCCAACGGAGGAAGACGAGCGACCGGACCGGTCAAGGTCGTTCGATAGGACTGCCTATGAGCGGAGTACGTACGGTCCTCCGTATGAAAAACGGGAACCAAAGAGCTTACCACCGTACGACAGAAGAGATTATAAAAACTACGACAAAAGGAAGTATTACAGGGAGAGAGGTAGACCGAACTATGATTACGATCCTTACGGCGATGGTTACGATCAGCAGCGCATGATGAAGGGTAGAATGGATTATGAAGAGGTGTACGAAAGAGGACCGAGAGATTCAAGGGCAGCTAGGGAATATTTTTACGAGAGAGATAGGAAAAGCTTTGATCGTGATAGTAACGAGTCTTATGAAAGAAGAAGTTTTGGAAGTGGAGATATCTATGGTAGCTTGGACAGCCGAGGGGACTATCGTGACAGAGATCGGTATTTGTCATTAGATAAGTCACGATCATTGAGGCGCGGTATGAGAAATGCTGGAAGTGCACGGCTGGATGATCCTGATCAAGACTCCGATGGTGAAATGGGTGGTGGGAGGCGAGGTGATACGAATAGTTTGCATAGATCTAGTCAGAATATTCGCGGTAAGCAACATCAGGTGATCGACGATGAAGTGTGGGGAATGTCGATGAGCGGGAAACCTGCTTGGAAGAGACCATCCAGTGCATCCGAACAAGAGCGACGGTATAACGAAAGTAGAAGAATGGTGACTAATACGACGTTAGTAGGATCAGATGGTGAGAAAGATCGACGCTTCCGAAAAAAGAGTAGAACTCGTTCTAAGGAACCGGACATAAGGCCCGGATATGCTACTATGAGGTATCCGCGATCAAAAGAAGACTACTTTGACTTTGATGCAGATGCTCGAGGAACTGGAAGTGGAAGTGGAATGTACGACAATGACGAAGAAGATGATATAGGAGGTGGTAAAATGACAGGAGAAGCCATGGACGAGAGTCCATCGTACTATGGAAGAAGACAACCTCCACCTTATTACAAACCGGCAACCCCCAGAGCTGAAGGAAGAAGCCTGAATGATACTCTAATAGCACAAGAGGCCAAAAAGATGGCCCGATATGAATACGAAGAGGAAGCAATGCGGAGAATGAAGAAGAGTAATAGTAGAGATTTATACTTCGAAGGAGAAGACAAGGAACGATTCTCCGGAAAGTTCGGATCAGGCAGCTTTGGAAACGTAACTCCTCCAAAAAGTGCTAAACACGTCCGAATGGAGCTGGAATTCGAGGACTTTGGAGAAACGCCTCAATCTAACACAAGCGGCAAATTCAATTTTGAAAGTGGAGATGGCTTCGAAAGTGACTTCAATTCTCCCCCTGCTCCTCCTTGTGGCGGAGGACAAGTTCCACATCACAGTACGAAAGCATTCCGGTTCTCTAACGATTTCTCCGAGAAGGATCCAGGTCGACATTATCAGGCGTACCATAAAAGCCAACCGCAAAGTTTTGGTGGTTTTGAGGCAGACTTTGGATCGACACAACGTTCAACATCGACTGCGCAGACAGCTTCGAAACTCCGTTTCAACGAAAATGTTACAGTTTCAAAATTTAGTTCTGATGCAGCGACAGGATCGCACATGTTTGAAGATGATTTTGCAGGTCGATCGGACAATGAACTGGAAGATCAATGGACACCGGAAATGCCCGCACCAGTGACAAATAGTAATGGTAGTAAGAAGATTTTGAAAACATCTAGTCAACAGCAGTCGGCACAACATGACAACCTTCGAAAGTCGGACAGTGTCAACATATTCGCGAAAAAAGTTGAAGATCCATTTGAAGACGATGATTTCTTTTCGTCCGGTGTTTCAACGGAGAAGGATCCATTCGAAGGCAATGGAAGTGGAGCGGGTGGTGAATCCGGTACAACGGGAACAGGCGGAGGTCAGTCCGGTGGGTGGGACAAGAACTTCGCAAACTTTGACGACAACATCTGA